GCGTTGTCGAGCAGGTTGGCCACGATCCGCTCGAGGGTGTGGGCATCGGCGTCCGTAGTGACGTCCCCCTCCACCCGCACCCGTACGCCGCGGCGCGCGGCGTCGCGGGCCTCGGCGACCTGGCGTGCGACAGCACCCAGGTCTGCACCACCTGCTCGCCGCGCGGCCGGGTCACCCTGCTCGAGCAGCTGCGTGCTCAGGGAGACCAGCCGCTCGACGTCCTGGTCGAGCTCGTCGAGCGTCTTCTCGTGCTCGGCGACCGAACGGGTGCGGCTGCGGGCGAGCTGGATCCGGGCCTTCACGAGGGTGAGCGGTGTCCGCAGCTCGTGGCTGGCGTCCTCGACGAACTGCTGCTCCCGCTGGAGGGCGGCTTCCTGCGCGTCGAGCATCTCGTTGAGCGTGTGGCCCAGTCGCGTCACCTCGTCGTCGCGGTCGGTCGGGACGTCGAGGCGAAGCCCCTGCCCACCGGCGGCGATCTCGGCGGCCCGGGAGCGGTAGCGCTCGACCGGCCGAAGCGCGGACCTGGCCAGCAGGTCACCGACCACGCCGGCGATCAGCAGCGAACCGAACCCGGCGATCAGCAGCTGCGCGAGCAGCTCGCGGAGCGCCTCGTCGCGATGGGCGCGGCGTACTGCGACGGCGAGCCAGGGCCCGTCGGGACTGGCGCGGACGACCCGGACGCGGAGCGGGCGCACGGCCCCGACCGGCAGCAGGGCGCCACGATCGACGCTGACCGCGCCGCGGTCGGGCATGTGCGAAGGCTTCACCAGCGCGTGGGGTGGGGCGGCGCCACCTCGATCGCGCACGATGCCGCCCGGGACCAGCACCTGCCAGTCCGCGCCGGTCGCATTGGCCCGGTCGACGTCCGACATGGTGCCGTCGGCCCGCACCAGCGGAGCAATGGTCTGGGTCGCCCGGCGCAGCTCGATGTCGAGGGCACGGTTGAGGGCGTACTCCACCCGCCAGTAGACGAAGACGCCAGCGCCGGTCAGCAGCACGAGCATCGCGGCCACGAAGCCCGCCACCAGTCGTGCGTGCAGGGGGAGGCGGTTCACGAACCTCACCTGGGCACCTCGATGCGGAACCCCGCGCCGCGCACGGTCGTGATCGTCTCCGTCCCGAACGGTCGGTCGATCTTGGCCCGGATCCGGGCCAGGTGGACGTCGATGACGTTGCTGCCGATGTCGGTCTCGCCGTCCCAGACCCGGTCGAAGAGGTCATAGCGCGAGACCACCCGGCCCGCTTCCTGGACCAGCACGTGCAGGATGTCGAACTCGCGGGCCGACAGGTCGATCGGGGTCTCACCGCGGGTCACCCGGCGGGCATCCGCGTCCACGACCAGGTCGCCGACGCTGACGATGGCCGGGGTGAGCAGCGCCGAGCGGCGCACCAGCGCACGGAGCCGGGCCATCAGCTCGCCGAGGTCGAACGGCTTGGCGAGGTAGTCATCCGCGCCAGAATCCAGGCCGTTGATCCGGTCACCGATCTCGCTGCGGGCGGTCAGCATCAGCACCGGCGTCGTCACACCCGCCTCCCGCAGCCGGCGGCAGACGGTCACGCCCTCGAGCCCGGGCAGCATCCAGTCCAGCAGCAGGACGTCGTAGGGAAGGCCTCCAGGAAGTGCCCGGCCGAACGCCGACAACCCGTCGCCGACGAGCTCGACCTCCCAGCCCTCCTCGGTGAGCGCGGTCTCGAGGAGCGCTCCGAGCCGGACGTCGTCCTCGGCCACCAGGATCTGCATGGCCCTACTCTGCACTGCCCTGGGGCACTTCATGATCGTGTAAGGCGCGCGTTCCTACGGTCGGCCCATGGACGCCCTCCCGCTGCTCGCTGACCGCCCTCCGCTCGGTGCCACAGCCACCTCGACAGCCACCGCTGTTCAGAGATGTGTCGTCGTGGTGCCGACCTACAACGAGGCCGAGTCACTGCCGCGGCTGCTCGACCTGCTGGCCTCGGTGCGGACGTCGGTCGCCGGCGGCTGGGCACTCGATGTGCTCGTCGTTGACGACGGCAGCCCGGACGGCACGGCCGACCTCGTGCGCAACCACCCGGCGTACGGCGCGTGGCTGGGGCTGCTGGCCCGCGAGGGCAAGGGCGGCCTCGGGTCGGCGTACCGGGCCGGGTTCGCGCACGCCCTCGACGCCGGGTACGACGTGGTGGTCCAGATGGACGCGGACGGGTCGCATCCGGCGTCGGGGCTTCCGGCGATGCTCGAGCGGATGCGTGACCACGACCTGGTGATCGGGTCGCGCTACGTGCGCGGCGGTCGCACGGAGAACTGGCCGCTGCGTCGGCGTCTGCTCTCGACCGGCGCCAACGCCTATGCGCGCGGTGCACTCTGGCTGCGGACCCACGACGCGACCGCCGGCTTCCGGGCCTGGCGCAGCGATGCCGTCCGGGCGGCCGGGGTCCTGGCGGGGGAGTCGGACGGCTACGGGTTCCAGGTGGAGAACACCTGGCGTGCCGAGCGCGCCGGGCTGCGCGTTGCTGAGCACCCGATCACGTTCGTCGAGCGGACCGGCGGCGTCTCCAAGATGGATGGCGCTGTCGCGCGCGAGGCGCTGGGCCTGATCGCGCGGTGGCGCTGGCTCGAGCTCGTGGAGCGGACCCGTCGGCATGCCTGGGTGATCGCGTTGATCGCCCTGGCTGTCCTGCTCCGGGTGCCGCACCTGAACCGGCCGCTGGGGCCGGACGAGGCCGGGTTCCTGATGCTCGCCGGGCAGTGGCAGCCGGGTTCGTCGCTCTACGGCGACCACTGGGTCGACCGGCCACCGCTGCTGGTGATGATCTTCCAGCTGGCCTCTGCGCTGGGCGGGGCGGTCCCGCTGCGGCTGATCGGGGCACTGGCTGCGGCCGCGTCCGTCGCGCTGGCGGCGTGGCTCGGCGCGCGGGTGACGTCGCGCCGGGTCGGCCCGATCATCGCCGCCGCGGTGGCGGTCGTGCTGCTCGACAGCCCGCTCTTCGGGGGCGCCTCGGTCAACGGCGAGCTGCTGTCGGTGCCCCTGGTCCTGGCCGGGGTGTGCTGCGTCCTGCGGGCCGGCGAGCCTGTGCACGGGCGTGGTCTGTGGTGGTGGGGACTCGCCGGCGCAGTGGGCGCAGGAGCGGTCCTGGTGAAGCAGAACATGCTGGATGTCTTCGTGGTTGCCGGCGCTGTGCTGGTGTGGCAGTTCGTGCGGGTCGGCAAGCGTCCCGCTCTGCTTGCGGGCTCGGCGTTCGGGCTCGGGGCGGTGGCCGTCACAACCGCCGTCCTCGGGTACGCCGCCGCTCACGGCACCGCGCCGCCGGCGCTCTGGGACGCTGTCGTCGCCTTCCGCTTCGAGGCCTCCGCGGTGATCTCGTCCTCGGCTTCCTCGGCCACTCCGGAGCGGGCGAGGCTCCTTGCCTGGGCCTGGCTCAGCAGTGGTGCACCGCTGCTGCTGGCGGTGGCGGTCATGCGTCGTCGGGGGCGGGTGCCGGACACCCGTCTGCCGCTCGGTTGGCTCGCCGGGCTGTTGCTCGGATGGGAGGTCATCGGGGTGGTGGCTGGCGGGAGCTATTGGCCGCACTACCTGATCGGGACCGTCCCGGGCACGGTCTTCGTGGTCGCCCGAGGTCTCGCGGGCGGCGCCCCGGTGCGGCGCTACGTCATCGCGCTGCTGGTCGCCGCGACCTCGCTCGTGGTGGCCGGGACCATGATGACGGCCTCCGCATCGACGCCCCTGACACCGCAGGGGATCGATGCGGTCAAGGACTACCTCCGGACCCACGCCGGTCCGGGCGAGACCGGTTTCGTGGCCTATGGGCACGCCGAGATCCTGGAGGCGGGCAATCTCACGAGTCCCTATCCGCAACTGTGGAGCCTGCCTGTGCGCGTGCGGGACCCACAGCTGCGCGAGCTGGCTGCCGTGCTGTCCGGACCGGACCGGCCGACCTGGGTGGTCACGCGCGCCGAGGGGCTGACCTCGTGGGGGATCGACGCGCGTGCTGCGCAGTCCGTCCTGGATCGGAGGTACGTCGTGGTGCACGACGTCGGCTCCTGGCGGGTCCTGCACGTGCGGTCGTAACCGCACACCCGTGCCCTCCAGGCCGGGTCACCGGAAGTCCCGCGACCGCGGCGACGCCCTGACCGTCAGCTGCTCGAGCCGGTCGGCCATCAGGTTGATGACGCCGTCCTTGGTGTGCTGGATCTTTCCGCGGATCACCAGTGCGGCCGAGGTGCGGGCGACGCGGCGATAGCGGGCCCAGGCTCCGGGGGAGACGATCACGTTGAGCAGGCCGGTCTCGTCCTCGAGGTTGAGGAAGGTGACCCCGCCAGCCGTGCCCGGGCGCTGGCGGTGGGTGACCAGCCCGGCGGCTTCGATCCGATCCCCGTCGGGCACGTTGGAGACCGAGGTGATCGGCAGGACGCCGCGGGCGTCCAGGTCGGCGCGGAGGTGACGCATCGGGTGGTCGCCGGGACTGAGACCGGTGGCCCACAGGTCGTGCACCATCTGCTCGTCCTCGGTCAGCATCGGCAGCAGCGGTGGCTGGTAGGAGAGTCCGCCGAGGTCGAGCTGGTCGGGTGCCAGCGCCGAGGCCTCGCGGGAGATCCAGAGGTCCTCCCTCCGGTGGGTGGAGATGGCTCCGGCGAGGGCAAGCGCCTCGAGCTGAGGGGTGGTCAGGTCCACGCGCATCGCCAGGTCGGCCTGGTCCCGGAACGGTCCACCCGCTTCCCGGGCAGCCACGATCTGCTCGGCCAGGTCGACGCTGATCGTGGTCACGTCGGAGAGCCCGAGCCGCACGCCCCAGCCGAGGTCGCGGTGGTGGGTGTGGGTGAGGTCGGGATCGGTCCGGTCGAACTTGCCCACCGGTGGCTGCTCGAAGGCGAGGCAGGAATCGAGTCCGGTCGGTCCGTCGTAGGACGGGAGGCGCTCGAGACCGGCATGCACTCCCGAGACGTCGAGCGAGGGACCGAGCACCGTCACCCCGTGCCGCCGCGCATCTGCGCTCAACGACTGCGGGGAGTAGAACCCCATCGGCTGCGCGCGCAACAGCGAGGCCAGGAACGCCGCGGGGTAGTGCAGCTTCATCCACGAGCTCGCATAGACCAGCACCGAGAACGAGATCGAGTGGGACTCGGCGAAGCCGAAGTTGGCGAAGGCCTGGATCTTGGCGTAGATCTCGTCGGCCTTCTCGTCACTCAGCCCGTTGTCCTTCATGCCCGCTCGCAGCTTGGCCTCGAGCGACTCGATGCGCTCCACGCCGCGTTTGGAGCCCATGGCGCGGCGCAGCAGGTCGGCGTCGGCGGGAGTGCAGTTGCCGACCGCAACCGCCATCTGCATCAGCTGCTCCTGGAAGAGCGGCACACCGAGCGTGCGCTTGAGCACCGGCTCGAGCAGGGGGTGGTCATAGGTCCACTCCTCACCGCCCCGCCGGCGGAGATAGGGGTGGACCG
This genomic interval from Nocardioides cavernaquae contains the following:
- a CDS encoding sensor histidine kinase; this encodes MNRLPLHARLVAGFVAAMLVLLTGAGVFVYWRVEYALNRALDIELRRATQTIAPLVRADGTMSDVDRANATGADWQVLVPGGIVRDRGGAAPPHALVKPSHMPDRGAVSVDRGALLPVGAVRPLRVRVVRASPDGPWLAVAVRRAHRDEALRELLAQLLIAGFGSLLIAGVVGDLLARSALRPVERYRSRAAEIAAGGQGLRLDVPTDRDDEVTRLGHTLNEMLDAQEAALQREQQFVEDASHELRTPLTLVKARIQLARSRTRSVAEHEKTLDELDQDVERLVSLSTQLLEQGDPAARRAGGADLGAVARQVAEARDAARRGVRVRVEGDVTTDADAHTLERIVANLLDNALLHGTTPVELDVRRDGGWAVLTVTDAGTGMSPEMLSQATRRFARAPEARSRPGSGLGLALVEQLVTAAGGQVRLCSDGQHTIHGAPVDLPCDHDDRMRVTVLLPAT
- a CDS encoding response regulator transcription factor; the protein is MQILVAEDDVRLGALLETALTEEGWEVELVGDGLSAFGRALPGGLPYDVLLLDWMLPGLEGVTVCRRLREAGVTTPVLMLTARSEIGDRINGLDSGADDYLAKPFDLGELMARLRALVRRSALLTPAIVSVGDLVVDADARRVTRGETPIDLSAREFDILHVLVQEAGRVVSRYDLFDRVWDGETDIGSNVIDVHLARIRAKIDRPFGTETITTVRGAGFRIEVPR
- a CDS encoding polyprenol monophosphomannose synthase; translated protein: MDALPLLADRPPLGATATSTATAVQRCVVVVPTYNEAESLPRLLDLLASVRTSVAGGWALDVLVVDDGSPDGTADLVRNHPAYGAWLGLLAREGKGGLGSAYRAGFAHALDAGYDVVVQMDADGSHPASGLPAMLERMRDHDLVIGSRYVRGGRTENWPLRRRLLSTGANAYARGALWLRTHDATAGFRAWRSDAVRAAGVLAGESDGYGFQVENTWRAERAGLRVAEHPITFVERTGGVSKMDGAVAREALGLIARWRWLELVERTRRHAWVIALIALAVLLRVPHLNRPLGPDEAGFLMLAGQWQPGSSLYGDHWVDRPPLLVMIFQLASALGGAVPLRLIGALAAAASVALAAWLGARVTSRRVGPIIAAAVAVVLLDSPLFGGASVNGELLSVPLVLAGVCCVLRAGEPVHGRGLWWWGLAGAVGAGAVLVKQNMLDVFVVAGAVLVWQFVRVGKRPALLAGSAFGLGAVAVTTAVLGYAAAHGTAPPALWDAVVAFRFEASAVISSSASSATPERARLLAWAWLSSGAPLLLAVAVMRRRGRVPDTRLPLGWLAGLLLGWEVIGVVAGGSYWPHYLIGTVPGTVFVVARGLAGGAPVRRYVIALLVAATSLVVAGTMMTASASTPLTPQGIDAVKDYLRTHAGPGETGFVAYGHAEILEAGNLTSPYPQLWSLPVRVRDPQLRELAAVLSGPDRPTWVVTRAEGLTSWGIDARAAQSVLDRRYVVVHDVGSWRVLHVRS